In Ananas comosus cultivar F153 linkage group 14, ASM154086v1, whole genome shotgun sequence, the genomic stretch GAGCAGGCTCtttgggtggagagaggtgatgcATCGATCCGTGAGCGGACACAGCTACAGGAGCAGGGCTAGGACAGGAAGTGCTCGGCTCCAGACGACGAAGGACAATCGAGCAACAGGCGTctgccgagacctccacgatcatgCTCTCAGgatcgtgggtcttcggggcgttaGCGTTCTGGAGGACCTCGTCAACAGAGGCAGTCTAAGGGGTCGCTGCAGCGTGTGATTTgcggaggaccacactggcctcgacagtgtgagcagcgagAGGGCTGATGCTATGGATGTGGACAGCCAGGGCATCTGAGCCTTGTAAGGACTgaaattttgacagtgcaactaaactctctgttgacgatgtttatgtgtgtaatttaattacataagcacccgtcaagtttcaggagaaaatgagctagaacggAGGAGTTAcgtgattattagttttcacttaagtgaatagtaactccggtttttcggtgaagccacggagtagagttggctttctacgtgtatcggactccgttcatatcagtccaatagctcgtttcgaccggttcagctattctggaaccaatggcactgacggattttagatctgatgcacggatttcgagaaaatccaaaaatacatgttttatatgtatttatgtgttattcATTCGGTTGgaatgaaaggttggatttcgtcgcgaatccgtggtcgatcgaggtgaaccaaaatcgtagatttgttgtctccgtcgtgctgatcgtactggtgcaatccgttcgcaaatctgacggacggatctgcggaaatcgcgcgttgttcgaggagaggtcggtgatcgcaaaatgataatttttctttagacctaatattttatgtaccgaatcgcatGAGATCAAACGTGAAGGTGCGTACACGCGATTTACTCGTGCTGTGAAGGACTGAGTTGGAAATAACCAGTTCCGGAGGACTTTGGTGCAAAGCGGCATTTGGTATATATTATGTCTttagggtttctatgcacgaaaccctagttTCGGCCGACCTAGTCTTCCAGCTGTGCCCTAGGTAGCTTCAGCAGGCTCTTACCCTGACCGTGCTCGCGCTCCGACCGCCGGCGTGcgactccggccgccggaaaagccgGGTTTGCTTTTCTCCATCTTCCTCTCCACCGTGCCGTTTATTTCCTGGCCATGGATCACCCAGAAGTCGTCCACTCGAGTCGTGCCCCCTCCCCTGGCCAGGGCCCAACCTCCGGCAGCTCCCCCGCCGGTCcgagccgccgccgcgcgccgccgtcgCAGCCTGGGCGACCCGCGGCCAGCAGGAGCCAGCTCTGGCCGAGGCAACCTTGCATCTTCCTccccgcgccgccaccgcccggGACCACGTCGGGGACCTTCCTCGAGACCCTCCGGCACCTCCGCGTCCGGCCGGAgtggtcgccgccgccgctgcgcgGCTAGGGCGTCGCCGCGGCTACCCTCTGGCAGAACTGAGTTCGGGCGGCCGAGCTTGGGTCGTGGGCTGTCACTGCCGTCGCTGCCGCATCCCTTCTCCTCCACCGACCTCAGGTGACTTCTCGCCGCCGCACCGAGGTGCCCCGATCGCCGCCGAGGCCGGCGCTGAAACCCGAGCCCGAGCGCGGCTCATGCGGGCTTGTGttgcaccgccgccgccaccgccgcctctcGCCGCCGGGCGGCGCGAGCACTGGCCCTCCCTGGCCTGCCGCACTCGCCCTCTGCCGGCGCGGTCGCTGCCGAAGCCTCCGCCGGCCGAGCTTAGGGCCGAGCTCCCCTTCACCTCGTacggctagggcatcattgcccGTCGCTGCCGCAGCCTCCTGTCGCCGCCCAGCACACGCCCCGGCCCCTCCCTGTCGTCAGCACCTTCCTGACGCCGGCGCGCCTGcttcccggccgccgccggccgtacCGTAGCTCCCCAGTGGCCGGTAAGCATATTTTAGCCCTTCGCGCGGTGATTTCCTGTTCTAGTTCACTCTTCGGCGGCCGCGAGGCTGTTCCATGCCTCCGGGGTGAGCACGGTGATAGTCAgtcagtcctgatcacagtgctcacctcaattagggtcagcgagcccctggttagcgagataaagcatgtttttcatgctgtgcgcgctgttcgcagatttTCGCGTCACTCCCGCGCTctccacagtggccggcagtgctccgaaaggcgAGCACGCCTCCGGCATGCCGAGACTGTCAGCGGGCGTCTCGGCTTGGTTGATTGACTGCTGGTTTGTGTCGACGGAACCATAAAAGCgctgaaatcacataaaataatgtgattcgAGCAGTCGGAAGGGCTTTGTGCAAGTTTGTCTGTcttggctgctgttggcagcagtATAGGCtaagggtaacctctggactgatcgtccaaggccccaagcctttgcaagTGTCGGAAAGAGATTTTCGACGCTTTCtcgcaaaatccgccgacggaacgcgagATCGGTTCGGATTCCTCCGACAGTGCTTCGTGATgaattgtgtagtcgctgagccttgttggctggtcactccgCATCATTTTGAAGGTTCggaaaatgacgggtgagcgacggtagtTCCGGTGTcaattagacacttccgggaacccggatcgaaacgattatccgacgataattgtttcgacacgaggagtttgtgttcgctgccatgatgcacgattatttatgtttagtggcagcaggtgactcgtagctcgagtcggtatgttccgggacagttcgtggctcccggcggagtccccgtgcgattatgggacttccggcgtattacggcgatcggtttgggaaaccgatctccatgGGTTTGCTTGTAGTTTGGATTAGTGATTAttagctgtgggttagacactaaccggTGGAccttcttaggtccggttgacgtccttttgcagtcaggagacaggcgcagcatttgtacaggtgggtacttcgatccgaagtcggtacagtggtgcacgctcggtgatattcttctatccctgttcttctgttgctattttcgtatcatatattgagcttgcatcccattgtttctattatactctactcatatgtttctatgcttagtatcatgtgtaggagtagagtagtttatccatatgtgataccggtgacctgattggtcggttctcgtactttgtttcggtgacctgatggtcttctcgtactttgtttcggtgacttgattggtcggttctcgtatctTTGTTTcagtgacctgattggtcggttctcgtacttcgtttcagtgacctagttgatcggtgctttatacttatatctgttgacctggttggtcagttCTTGTATCCATcgtcgatgacctttgaggtcggtgtaccctgaggggtaggattgtcggctggtgctgacggtagttctggactacagaatacactcctgtgacctatcggtcggttcctgcgttcgtacttttagttgacatcgagcagtatctacatactatcTTTTATTTACTGCCTagttgttctatgtgtagtatcctgtataggggtagagtagatggcattcgtatatactatacttgtgacctggttggtcggttctcctatttgCATCGGTGGCCTGTTGGTCGTTCCGTTACTTTCcgtacattgacctatctcggtcggttcacgttgttgcttgatgacctacacggtcggtatgccAGAGGGGCAGTaattgtcggctgattgccgacggttggctattgatcatatccgcattgatcgccacagctcgagtgcatttcacgtacaccagcggttgatcccccgcaggaggtgttcttttccggaaaagtggtcgtacatccgacccgtgagccagcggtgttctctgtgctagggttacatgccaggtgtgagcagatagtggctttgcctgaggtccttagaccgacacggcggtttagattggttactttggacttctcgtccgttaacgcatatagctatagtagcggttgttgcatatgtacttctagttcttttctttacagttgtcttgctactatagtttttatatccttgtatgcttgcagttgtacattacagtagcggtagttgtgttttcataaatatttatctcattcgttcattatcgttgctactgtattttacttaccatACTGTTGTTATCtctcctgatccggtgagtactcctcgccttcttcggcttgcggtaccgctccactgggaggggagacatgtttacatgttctcacctcccccaccatttttcaggtatcgtgggcgatgagtagtgggacgagacgtgaggtacgcgtgtagcggtcgatagagctttcgacccGGGTTAATTCGGTTTACTTTCTTACCCTTCTTATTTTGGCTGAtgaatagtttagttggtttatgtggttcagtgtttatttacatttgaaaatgtggatttctggattttgtaaaataaaaggttttctacccctcgtggtagcgtttttaacgaataaaggtttccgtgtagggaacagttttcaaaagaattttcgtgaatttctatttaaacactgaatgtaaaactgtgacgtgaatggtgaatgtatgaatgtatagttatcgttatattcatttggttgtgttggtttcctggctatactcttgtacttgtacgacgccgtgcaaatacaggggagactctgtccgtgtgaacagtggattccctgtatttgtggcggatctggcatactctggggtcaggttttcaaaaaaaaaaaaatttcagacgcttttccgctttgttttaaactgaaaagggaccccggggcgtgacaagccTGTCCCCTAacagcatcaccagcaccatcgaCAGCCTAAGCACAGCTAGGACCTCCGCAGTCTTACGGGGCACCACCGAGTTACGGTCAAGAGGACAGAGCATCTATGCCGTTTCAGGgcgagcggcgacagcaggctccgagtggtaGAGTCTACgcagcccaggtggaggactctacagcagctgatcaagtggtggcaggtatcattttgatttccggCATTAAAGCTCGTACTTTTTTCGATACCgttgcatcacattcttttgttagccgagcatttatattgttgcatggtTTAGAGTTAGGGCCATTGGTACAGGGAAGAGAAGTGTAGATCTCCGACCATATTTTACatgttgcagagtgttgttggtcgtgtccgatACAGCTGGATTcatggatcatgcccgcagacctgttggtgttagggtaGCTGCAGGACTTAGACGTTGTgcttggcatggattggctggcgcggtactatacTACTATCGATTGTGAATCAAGGAttgtgacgttccgcgagctaggtcaggaggagttcacttttagaggctgcagcAGTACGCTGTTTGCTACTTGGATTTCGTCGGCGATGGGTCGACAGCTTatgagtagaggatgcatcACTTTTCTTGCGACGGTGGTAGAGGggcctacggcggcgccgggactcgaggatatcccccTAGTCCGCGAATTTCCAGATGTGTTTCCCAcggagttgacgacgatgccgccggagagggagattgagtttgtgattgatgtaattcctggaactgcaccaatctcgaaggtacccTATcagatggcaccggcagagctgagagagttaAAGGCACAGCTTCAGAATCTGATgaataaggggtatgtgagacccagtgtgttgCCTGGGGAGCGCCTgtgttatttgtgaagaagaaggatggttcacttaggttGTGTATGGATTACCGGAAGCTGAATAAAgtgatcatcaagaacaatatccgttgccgcgcattgatgatctgtttgatcagctgtaaggatcttgtgtcttctcgaagattgatctctagtcaggttaccaccagttgagggtgagggccgaggatgtccccaagacggcttttcgaactcggtacgggcattatgagtttacagtgatgccatttggattgacaaatgaccctgccgcatttatggatttgatgaacagagtgttcaagccattcttggatagatttgtagtaGTTTTCATCGATAatatcttgatatactcccggagtgataccgagcatgaggagcatttgaggattgtgctGCAACtactgcgagagaagaagttgtatgccaagttgaagaagtacGAGTTCTGattacgggaggttgctttttTGGGCCATGTGGTTTCTGCAGTTGGAGTAGCAGTGGatccgaagaagattgatgctattcgggattggcccagaccgacgatggtgactgaggtgaggagtttcctaggactggcaggatattaccgtcggtttgtggaaggttttgcgaagctttccacacccctcactcgattgactcgaaaggggattagattcatctggagtgaggattgttagaggagcttcgatgagttgagacagaggttgatgtcagctcctatccttgcccttcctgtgataggggaaggatttgtgatctacagtgatgcattgCACAGCGGTTTgggctgtgtgttgatgcagcttggtagggtaattgcttatgttTCACGacaattgaaggattacgagaagaattaccctacgcataacttggagcttgccgcagtAGTTTTTGCCttaaagttgtggcggcattacttgtatggcgagcactgtgaGGCTTTCatcgatcataaaagtctcaagtatctgttcacccagacgaagttgaacctgaggcaacgccggtggttggagttgctgaaggactatgatattagtattcagtatcatcccggcaaggcgaatgtggtggcagatacattgagcaggaaggcagtgcagagcttgaccTTATTGATTactcagcagaggccgttactcgaggagctgcaGCGGTTGAGGCTCGAGATCGTGTCCCTTGGGTCTACTGCAAAACTGATGACTATggttttgcagcccactctaTTGGATAGGATTCGAGAGAAATAGAGTGGAGACCCgcacttgttgaggattcgagagcagatAGAGAGGGGAAGGCAGAGGGCTTTGtagtggacagttcgggagtattGCGGTACAGGGGCCGACTGTGTATGCctgtggattcagagatccgagaggagattttgaaGGAGGCTCATTGTttaccttatacggttcaccctggtggaaccaaaatgtataagaatttaaaggcacagttctggtggaatggaatgaagagagatattggcagatatgtggctcagtgtttgacttgccaataggtgaaggcagagcatcaggtacctgccggcaagcttcagagtctgtcagttctcgagtggaaatgggagcagatcacgatggacttcgtcgtgaggttgcctagagcacagggtggttttgatgctatttgggtgatagtggacagactgactaagtctgctcacttcctacaagttcagaccacctggtccagggagagGCTCGCTcagctatatctggatgagatcGTGAGATTACGTGGAGTACCGATCTCGATCATTTCAGACAGGGATCCGAGGTTTGTGtcgcacttttggaggagtcttcagacagccttgggtacacagttgcatttcagtacggcgtttcacccatagacagatggtcagtctgagcggaccattcagactctggagaaCATAatgagggcatgcgtcctggactttggaggagggtggcaaTGATATTTGAGactggctgagtttgcgtacaacaacagctatcaaacgagcattcagatagatccgtttgaggcattgtatggacgcagatatcgatcccctttgttttggagtgatgtaggTGAAAGGAAGACGCTAGGGCCTGAGATCTTATTaaaggctgaggaaaaggttagAGCAGtgcgacgacaccttttgacagcccagagccaccagaggagctacgccaaTACttggagacgagacttagagttccaggttagagatcatgtttttctcaagGTCTCGGCGTCCAGAGGCATATGTAgatttggagtgcgtggaaagctcagtctaCATTTTGTAGGCCCTTTGGACCAGTTGCCTACAGAATTGCTTTACCCCCACGACTGGCCGGTATCcatgatgttttccacgtctccgCTTTGAGGAAGTACGTGTTTAATCCCTCGCACGTGATCGACTACACTCCACTTGATCTTGGCGAGGACTTGAGATATGAGGAAACACCAGTGTGAATTCTGGCTCGTGAAACGAAGGAATTACGCAACCGAGTCATTCCTTTTGTCAAAGTGCAGTGGCGTCATCATGAGAAGCGGGAGGCGACCTGGGAGCTGGAGCTGGCGATGCGGGAGTCCTATCCCTACTTGTTTGATGCTCAGGGCTGAGGTATGCTTAAGTT encodes the following:
- the LOC109720101 gene encoding formin-like protein 5, yielding MEKLFDDLFITEREQVHLGVHCLSGDAYAWWRRTRRDYGLVASQMRWDEFCGMLYRMYFFNNVKQKLEDDLRRLQQGERLVQEYIREFTRLLNCIPFVARDEALTLTVLALRPPACDSGRRKSRVCFSPSSSPPCRLFPGHGSPRSRPLESCPLPWPGPNLRQLPRRSEPPPRAAVAAWATRGQQEPALAEATLHLPPRAATARDHVGDLPRDPPAPPRPAGVVAAAAARLGRRRGYPLAELSSGGRAWVVGCHCRRCRIPSPPPTSGDFSPPHRGAPIAAEAGAETRARARLMRACVAPPPPPPPLAAGRREHWPSLACRTRPLPARSLPKPPPAELRAELPFTSYG